A section of the Actinomycetes bacterium genome encodes:
- a CDS encoding LysE family transporter → MSALVVGLGLGAFVAAQVGPVSLLCARTSMRHGFVVGAAVGAGAALVDLLYACLGVAGVAALLQVTALRVGLGLVGAGVLVFLGVRTFRSAFRVRLGAETDDEVVAPWSALRTAVAATASNPLTIASWAAIFSAAAVAAVVVDVASTVELVVGVGIGSLAWFTVLAAAFTFAGRRVGTRGLAVIDGVAGLGLIVFGGVLAVRSIDATVG, encoded by the coding sequence GTGAGCGCGCTGGTCGTGGGGCTGGGCCTGGGCGCCTTCGTGGCCGCGCAGGTCGGTCCGGTTTCCCTGCTGTGCGCCCGGACGTCGATGCGGCACGGCTTCGTCGTCGGAGCCGCGGTCGGGGCCGGAGCCGCGCTGGTGGACCTGCTCTACGCCTGCCTCGGCGTCGCCGGGGTGGCCGCGTTGCTGCAGGTGACCGCGCTGCGCGTCGGGCTCGGGCTGGTCGGGGCCGGGGTGCTGGTCTTCCTGGGGGTGCGCACGTTCCGGTCGGCCTTCCGCGTTCGGCTGGGGGCGGAGACCGACGACGAGGTGGTCGCCCCGTGGAGCGCCTTGCGCACCGCCGTCGCCGCCACCGCGTCCAACCCGCTGACCATCGCCTCGTGGGCGGCGATCTTCTCGGCCGCCGCGGTGGCGGCCGTGGTCGTGGACGTGGCGTCCACGGTCGAGCTGGTGGTCGGGGTCGGGATCGGCAGCCTGGCCTGGTTCACCGTGCTCGCGGCCGCCTTCACGTTCGCCGGGCGTCGGGTCGGCACCCGCGGGCTGGCGGTCATCGACGGCGTGGCCGGCCTCGGCCTGATCGTGTTCGGCGGGGTGCTCGCCGTCCGGTCGATCGACGCGACAGTCGGCTAG